The following DNA comes from cyanobiont of Ornithocercus magnificus.
CGTGTATAACAGTGCCACATGTAGCTAAGTAATCTTGAGCCCTATGTAGATTTCTCTGGTGAGTAAGTCATTTAAGTCATTGAGGACATATAAGAGTTATCTAACCTAAGTCATTGTCACAAATTCTTCTGATACGGTAGGATGCAGAGCCATTGTACGGTCAAAATCGGCTTTGGTAGCTTTCATTCCGATAGCAATAGCTGCCATCTGGATGATTTCTGAAGCATGCTCACCAACCATATGACAGCCAAGAACCTGGTCATTGGAGCGAGCAGCTACCAACTTTAGCAGGCAGCGAGGACCCCGTTTTGGCAAAGCCTGAGCCAAGGACCGGAAACGAGCACGATGCACAATTATCGCGTCGCGACCAAGCTGGTTCACAGCTTGCTCTTCAGTAAGTCCTATAGTTGCTAGCTCGGGCTGGCTGAACACAGCACTAGCAACCAAATTGTGGTTGACTGTGCGTGGACTGTTACCATAGACAGTGTCTGCAAAAGCCCGACCTTCATCAATAGCTACCGGAGTTAGATTACGCCGATCTGTCACATCACCTACCGCAAAAATATGGGGTACATTAGTTGTCTGGTACTCATCTACTGGAACTCGACAGCCATCACAGTAGACTCCAGCCATCCCTAAATTAAGGTTTTGTAGGAATGGGTGACGGCCTGTAGCAAGGAGAACACCATTGCTCTCTACTTGCTCTCCGTTACTGAGTTTTGTAGTCAAAAACCCTGGCTTTCCCTCAATTGCCTTGATATTACAGCCAAATCTTATTTCTACACCCCTTTCCTCGATTCCCTCCCGTACTACCTCGGAGAGTTCTCTATCAAAGCCACGAAGCAAATAATTGCCACGTACAAGTTGTACAACATCACAACCAAGTCCCCTAAGGATGTGTACAAACTCGCATGCGATAAAACCAGCTCCAACAATCACTACACGCTTTGGGAAGTGTTCTAGCCTGAACATATCATCGCTTACCCAAGCTAGTTCAGATCCAGTAAAAGACAGCCGAGTCGGATAACTACCAACAGCAATAAGGATACGCTTACCCTGTAACTCCTGAATAACTTTCCCACTAGGTCCTTGGCTATGCCTTACGCTAATCCTATGCGGATCGCTAAAATATCCCCAGCCACGGACTAGCTTGACACCTGCTTTCTCAAGCAAGTCAATGTGGAGTGTGCTAAGGCGTTCAACCTCGGCACGGATGTTGCGAAGCAAGGCCGTGGTTTCTACCCTAACTTGTTTAATACTGATGCCATACGCTTCGGCGTCGTGAAGAGCTGTACAAGCTTGAGAGCCATAGACAAGTAGCTTCTTGGGAATACAACCACGAATGACACAAGTCCCCCCTACCTGGTCACCCTCTACAACTACAACACGCGCGCCGTGTTTTGCCGCTCGCTTAGCGGCTGCAAGACCACCTGATCCAGCTCCAAGAACGATCAGGTCGTACAGATCCATCATGCAGTACAATATT
Coding sequences within:
- a CDS encoding glutathione-disulfide reductase; the protein is MMDLYDLIVLGAGSGGLAAAKRAAKHGARVVVVEGDQVGGTCVIRGCIPKKLLVYGSQACTALHDAEAYGISIKQVRVETTALLRNIRAEVERLSTLHIDLLEKAGVKLVRGWGYFSDPHRISVRHSQGPSGKVIQELQGKRILIAVGSYPTRLSFTGSELAWVSDDMFRLEHFPKRVVIVGAGFIACEFVHILRGLGCDVVQLVRGNYLLRGFDRELSEVVREGIEERGVEIRFGCNIKAIEGKPGFLTTKLSNGEQVESNGVLLATGRHPFLQNLNLGMAGVYCDGCRVPVDEYQTTNVPHIFAVGDVTDRRNLTPVAIDEGRAFADTVYGNSPRTVNHNLVASAVFSQPELATIGLTEEQAVNQLGRDAIIVHRARFRSLAQALPKRGPRCLLKLVAARSNDQVLGCHMVGEHASEIIQMAAIAIGMKATKADFDRTMALHPTVSEEFVTMT